A genomic stretch from Haloarchaeobius amylolyticus includes:
- a CDS encoding DUF7410 domain-containing protein, translating to MTRRTDHAALETDVPADEEPYRCPYCDRPFRETEYRTLHVGLTHYDVMTDDERDRFQDAYRDESDDLGLFRLRTFAVLVLLYFGMLMLYSVVT from the coding sequence ATGACACGCAGAACCGACCACGCAGCACTCGAGACGGACGTGCCCGCCGACGAGGAGCCGTATCGCTGCCCGTACTGCGACCGACCCTTCCGCGAGACGGAGTACCGGACCCTGCACGTCGGGTTGACCCACTACGACGTGATGACCGACGACGAGCGCGACCGGTTCCAGGACGCCTACCGCGACGAGTCCGACGACCTCGGGCTGTTCCGGCTCCGGACGTTCGCGGTGCTGGTGCTGTTGTACTTCGGGATGCTGATGCTCTACTCCGTGGTCACCTGA
- a CDS encoding DUF7319 domain-containing protein, protein MTRPIRADGGTDADVPDPSEEELRRRVEETYDFENFGPQDMAEMSYEEWDAVFDPDSWIVGQELLERVQQDLRAQVAARDVFAIVERVRYEGEECVLAYSDEGYALVFPDGSTDGFGTVLRDVKPTVALCSMDDYEPSEAQANAVLPHPEEVPEGSGQLGNWMLQAVAFVLSLSALALFGGAAFLSNPGLTGDSAIARGVMVVAGIIFLLTAIVLFLTVANARLSDRFRAKEYKQRLRAVGLEDGERPEFLPDVEFLEDSRPETRRTLDEPSESPPEPDS, encoded by the coding sequence ATGACTCGACCGATACGGGCGGACGGCGGGACCGACGCGGACGTCCCGGACCCGTCAGAGGAGGAACTCCGCCGACGCGTCGAGGAGACCTACGACTTCGAGAACTTCGGCCCGCAGGACATGGCGGAGATGTCCTACGAGGAGTGGGACGCGGTCTTCGACCCCGACTCCTGGATCGTCGGCCAGGAGTTGCTCGAACGGGTCCAGCAGGACCTCCGCGCGCAGGTCGCCGCCCGCGACGTGTTCGCCATCGTCGAGCGCGTCCGGTACGAGGGCGAGGAGTGCGTCCTCGCGTACTCCGACGAGGGGTACGCGCTGGTGTTCCCCGACGGGTCGACCGACGGGTTCGGCACCGTCCTCCGCGACGTGAAACCGACGGTCGCACTCTGCTCGATGGACGACTACGAGCCCTCGGAGGCCCAGGCGAACGCCGTCCTCCCGCACCCGGAGGAGGTGCCCGAGGGCAGCGGCCAGCTCGGGAACTGGATGCTCCAGGCCGTCGCGTTCGTGCTGTCGCTGAGCGCGCTCGCCCTGTTCGGCGGTGCGGCGTTCCTCTCGAACCCGGGGCTGACCGGTGACTCGGCCATCGCTCGCGGAGTGATGGTCGTCGCCGGCATCATCTTCCTCCTCACCGCCATCGTGCTCTTCCTGACGGTCGCGAACGCCCGCCTCTCGGACCGGTTCCGGGCGAAGGAGTACAAGCAACGGCTGCGCGCCGTCGGCCTCGAGGACGGGGAGCGCCCGGAGTTCCTCCCGGACGTCGAGTTCCTCGAGGACTCCCGTCCCGAGACGCGGCGCACGCTGGACGAACCGTCTGAATCTCCCCCCGAGCCGGATTCGTAA
- a CDS encoding DUF7111 family protein produces MSDDTAEANGITARYSETETERLLEFDRGGTTAAVAQNIEGYAMLKVRPSADGDELERYYGFDMALDHVAELLGVSEHDLPVPEAAEDMGM; encoded by the coding sequence ATGAGCGACGACACGGCCGAGGCGAACGGCATCACGGCACGGTACTCCGAGACGGAGACGGAACGGCTCCTGGAGTTCGACAGAGGGGGGACGACGGCCGCGGTCGCCCAGAACATCGAGGGCTACGCGATGCTGAAGGTCCGCCCGAGTGCCGACGGCGACGAACTCGAACGCTACTACGGCTTCGACATGGCGCTCGACCACGTGGCCGAGTTGCTCGGCGTCTCCGAGCACGACCTCCCCGTCCCCGAGGCCGCCGAAGACATGGGGATGTGA
- a CDS encoding winged helix-turn-helix domain-containing protein: MDDADATDALEVLGNELRMRILRELAAAEEPLPFSTLRERAGIRDTGKFNYHLTRLCEYYVREVADGYELGHAGTRVIAAAEPMQAEDGDAPATDAASDACPVCGDDDCERLFHVHLTPPWA; this comes from the coding sequence ATGGACGACGCGGACGCGACCGACGCCCTCGAGGTCCTCGGGAACGAGCTCCGGATGCGCATCCTGCGCGAACTCGCCGCGGCCGAGGAGCCACTCCCGTTCTCGACCCTGCGCGAGCGCGCCGGCATCCGGGACACGGGCAAGTTCAACTACCACCTCACCCGGCTCTGTGAGTACTACGTGCGCGAGGTCGCGGACGGGTACGAACTCGGTCACGCCGGGACGCGCGTCATCGCCGCGGCCGAGCCGATGCAGGCCGAGGACGGGGACGCCCCGGCGACCGATGCCGCGAGCGACGCCTGCCCGGTCTGCGGCGACGACGACTGCGAACGCCTCTTCCACGTGCACCTGACCCCACCGTGGGCCTGA
- the coxB gene encoding cytochrome c oxidase subunit II produces the protein MNAKRLAPTALLGAAFLLLLADPVAAQASTTEEAIRGLNEKLLVVAIPITVLVEGVLIYTVLKYRKNDEAKPTRENRRLEITWTVATAVILLFVGLSATMTMANPAVITDDVNDRADVPQDAEHVQVTAETYAWTFTYDKHNVSSSNKLVIPKGQETYFNVTTKDWLHAVHVPGLGLKQDAVPGQHHYIMTEATTEGTYQGYCAEYCGVGHSGMMFEVEVMSQEDYQDWLKSQCEDAGGSWDAGSQTCTAGNSSSGSGSVAAA, from the coding sequence ATGAACGCAAAGCGGCTAGCCCCGACTGCCCTGCTCGGGGCGGCGTTCCTGCTGCTGCTCGCGGACCCGGTCGCAGCGCAGGCGTCGACAACGGAAGAGGCGATTCGGGGACTGAACGAGAAACTGCTCGTCGTCGCCATCCCCATCACGGTGCTCGTCGAGGGCGTCCTCATCTACACCGTCCTCAAGTACCGCAAGAACGACGAGGCGAAGCCGACGCGGGAGAACCGCCGGCTCGAGATCACCTGGACCGTCGCCACGGCGGTCATCCTGCTGTTCGTCGGCCTCTCGGCCACGATGACGATGGCGAACCCCGCCGTCATCACCGACGACGTGAACGACCGGGCCGACGTGCCCCAGGACGCAGAGCACGTACAGGTCACCGCGGAGACCTACGCCTGGACGTTCACCTACGACAAGCACAACGTGAGCTCCAGTAACAAGCTCGTCATCCCCAAGGGACAGGAGACGTACTTCAACGTCACGACCAAGGACTGGCTGCACGCGGTCCACGTGCCCGGACTGGGTCTGAAGCAGGACGCGGTCCCCGGCCAGCACCACTACATCATGACCGAGGCGACGACCGAAGGCACCTACCAGGGCTACTGTGCCGAGTACTGTGGTGTCGGCCACTCGGGCATGATGTTCGAGGTCGAGGTCATGTCCCAGGAGGACTACCAGGACTGGCTCAAGAGCCAGTGCGAGGACGCTGGCGGTAGCTGGGACGCCGGCTCCCAGACCTGTACCGCGGGCAACAGCTCGTCCGGCTCCGGCTCCGTCGCTGCGGCCTGA
- the mvaD gene encoding phosphomevalonate decarboxylase MvaD, translating to MKATAMAHPIQGLVKYHGMRDSIERLPYHDSISVCTAPSHTKTTVEFSMDYDEDVYIVDGEELDGHAYDRVERVVEKARSMSDAAHTVYPVKLESENSFPSNVGLGSSSSGFAAAAMALAEAAELDATLGDVSTIARVGSSSAARAVTGGFSYLSAGLNDEDCRSHRIETKLDDELKTIVALVPAYKNTDDAHEEAADSHMFDARRAHVQDQLVEMKDALHDDDLDRVCEIAEHDSLSLAATTMTGPDGWVYWQPATLAVFNKVRELRNEGYPDDDDVDSVPVWFSTDTGASVYVNTTAEHAERVKEQVAETGVRTTIWEVGGSATLLDEDEALF from the coding sequence ATGAAAGCAACCGCGATGGCGCACCCGATCCAGGGCCTCGTCAAGTACCACGGTATGCGAGACTCCATCGAACGACTCCCCTACCACGATTCCATCAGCGTGTGCACAGCCCCGAGCCACACGAAGACGACGGTGGAGTTCTCGATGGACTACGACGAGGACGTCTACATCGTCGACGGCGAGGAACTCGACGGCCACGCCTACGACCGCGTCGAGCGCGTCGTCGAGAAGGCGCGCTCGATGTCCGACGCCGCCCACACCGTCTACCCGGTCAAGCTCGAGTCCGAGAACTCCTTCCCCTCGAACGTCGGGCTGGGCTCCTCCTCCTCGGGCTTCGCGGCCGCCGCGATGGCCCTCGCGGAGGCTGCCGAACTCGACGCCACGCTCGGTGACGTCTCGACCATCGCCCGCGTCGGCTCCTCCTCTGCGGCCCGTGCCGTGACAGGCGGCTTCTCCTACCTGAGCGCCGGCCTGAACGACGAGGACTGTCGCTCGCACCGCATCGAGACGAAGCTCGACGACGAACTGAAGACCATCGTCGCGCTCGTCCCCGCGTACAAGAACACGGACGACGCCCACGAGGAGGCCGCCGACAGCCACATGTTCGACGCCCGGCGCGCCCACGTCCAGGACCAGCTCGTCGAGATGAAGGACGCGCTGCACGACGACGACCTCGACCGCGTCTGTGAGATCGCCGAGCACGATTCCCTCTCGCTGGCGGCGACCACCATGACCGGCCCCGACGGCTGGGTCTACTGGCAGCCGGCCACGCTCGCCGTGTTCAACAAGGTACGCGAACTCCGCAACGAGGGCTACCCGGACGACGACGACGTCGACTCGGTGCCCGTCTGGTTCTCCACCGATACCGGCGCGTCCGTCTACGTGAACACGACCGCCGAACACGCAGAGCGCGTCAAGGAACAGGTCGCCGAGACTGGCGTCCGCACGACCATCTGGGAGGTCGGCGGCTCCGCGACGCTCCTCGACGAGGACGAGGCACTCTTCTAG
- the cyoE gene encoding heme o synthase yields MIAVSRTFPTPVRTHARFTGLLAVAAMGVYLLIIVGATTAVTGAADACPTWPACNGQWLVPLSDTTLAIAWGHRVAALLVGGAVLATVAVAWLGDTDRRVRVALTLALLLYPLQVALGAVAATTGSTGTLSAVHLTVGVGIFAAIVVALAWTLEAETADEPDWEPMPDPEPVDEPADDGGIELPSGVLARAKLKTGMYFRMMKPRLMWLLCLVAAAGMALAAGQELRVETVLWTLLGGVLSIGASGTFNHVLERDVDRRMQRTSDRPLAVDVIPVRNALAFGLLLTAASLFAFAQLNLLAAGLGLTAIIFYSVVYTLVLKPNYVSNTVIGGAAGALPALIGWAAVTETIGLPGLALAGVIFLWTPAHFYNLALAYKEDYARGGFPMLPVVRGEAVTRKHIVWYLAATLVSAVVLSAVSSLGLLYAFVSVAIGAVFLWTVVELHHEQTTDAAFRAFHASNAYLGALLVAIVVDSLAF; encoded by the coding sequence CTGATTGCCGTGTCTCGCACATTCCCGACCCCCGTCAGGACCCACGCCCGTTTCACCGGGCTGCTCGCAGTCGCGGCGATGGGCGTCTACCTGCTCATCATCGTCGGGGCGACGACGGCCGTCACGGGTGCCGCCGACGCGTGCCCGACGTGGCCGGCGTGTAACGGGCAGTGGCTCGTCCCACTCTCGGACACCACGCTGGCCATCGCGTGGGGACACCGGGTCGCGGCCCTGCTCGTGGGGGGCGCCGTCCTCGCGACCGTCGCCGTCGCCTGGCTGGGTGACACCGACCGTCGCGTCCGTGTTGCATTGACGCTCGCGCTGTTGTTGTACCCCCTGCAGGTCGCCCTCGGCGCGGTCGCCGCGACGACGGGGTCGACCGGCACGCTGTCGGCCGTCCACCTGACCGTCGGCGTCGGCATCTTCGCCGCCATCGTCGTCGCGCTGGCGTGGACGCTCGAGGCCGAGACCGCCGACGAGCCGGACTGGGAACCGATGCCCGACCCGGAGCCCGTCGACGAACCCGCAGACGACGGGGGCATCGAACTGCCGTCGGGAGTTCTCGCACGCGCGAAACTCAAGACCGGGATGTACTTCCGGATGATGAAGCCACGCCTGATGTGGCTGCTGTGTCTGGTCGCCGCCGCCGGGATGGCGCTGGCGGCCGGGCAGGAACTCCGCGTCGAGACCGTCCTCTGGACGCTGCTGGGTGGGGTCCTCTCCATCGGTGCGAGCGGGACGTTCAACCACGTCCTCGAGCGCGACGTGGACCGCCGGATGCAGCGGACCTCCGACCGCCCGCTGGCGGTCGACGTGATTCCGGTCCGGAACGCGCTCGCGTTCGGCCTCCTGCTCACCGCGGCGTCGCTGTTCGCGTTCGCCCAGCTCAACCTGCTCGCCGCGGGCCTGGGCCTGACCGCCATCATCTTCTACAGCGTCGTGTACACGCTGGTCCTGAAGCCGAACTACGTCTCGAACACCGTCATCGGCGGTGCCGCCGGCGCGCTCCCCGCGCTCATCGGCTGGGCCGCCGTCACCGAGACCATCGGTCTGCCGGGGCTCGCCCTCGCGGGCGTCATCTTCCTGTGGACGCCGGCGCACTTCTACAACCTCGCGCTGGCGTACAAGGAGGACTACGCCCGCGGCGGCTTCCCGATGCTGCCGGTCGTCCGCGGTGAGGCCGTGACGCGCAAGCACATCGTCTGGTACCTCGCGGCCACGCTGGTCAGCGCGGTGGTGCTCTCGGCGGTCTCCTCGCTGGGGCTGCTGTACGCGTTCGTCAGCGTCGCCATCGGTGCGGTGTTCCTCTGGACGGTCGTCGAACTCCACCACGAGCAGACCACCGACGCCGCGTTCCGCGCCTTCCACGCGTCGAACGCCTACCTCGGCGCGCTGCTGGTGGCCATCGTGGTCGACTCCCTCGCCTTCTGA
- a CDS encoding DUF7546 family protein gives MAFERVDLDPETVVPEPETLFAFFIVLTGEALLLGLYLANGGTAALDLLLLPLVWVNLGLWALWRAKPAPAPAKRKRRAAAIAVGYGLVLAYFGGLWSQGYMFFETGAYQPSFGWYVSTALPPGFGPAISYESQLVNLTILPYKVVGYVALTYLVYVTVIDAASSAVSGVLGLLSCVSCSWPVLATIVTGVAGSSSALATAAMQQSLPLSTAVFVVTVVLLYWRPSFW, from the coding sequence ATGGCGTTCGAACGCGTCGACCTCGACCCGGAGACGGTCGTGCCGGAACCGGAGACGCTCTTCGCCTTCTTCATCGTCCTCACCGGTGAGGCCCTGTTGCTCGGCCTCTACCTCGCCAACGGTGGGACCGCGGCACTCGACCTGCTCCTCCTCCCGCTCGTCTGGGTGAACCTCGGGCTGTGGGCGCTCTGGCGCGCGAAACCGGCCCCGGCCCCGGCGAAGCGCAAGCGACGCGCGGCCGCCATCGCGGTCGGCTACGGCCTCGTCCTCGCGTACTTCGGCGGGCTCTGGAGCCAGGGCTACATGTTCTTCGAGACCGGCGCGTACCAGCCCTCCTTCGGCTGGTACGTCTCGACCGCGCTCCCACCCGGCTTCGGCCCGGCGATCTCCTACGAGAGCCAGCTGGTGAACCTGACCATCCTGCCGTACAAGGTCGTCGGCTACGTCGCCCTGACGTACCTCGTGTACGTGACGGTCATCGACGCGGCCAGTTCGGCGGTGTCGGGCGTGCTCGGACTGCTCTCGTGTGTCTCCTGTAGCTGGCCCGTCCTCGCGACCATCGTCACCGGCGTCGCCGGTAGTTCTTCGGCACTGGCGACCGCGGCGATGCAGCAGTCGCTCCCGCTCTCGACGGCGGTGTTCGTCGTGACCGTCGTGTTGCTGTACTGGCGGCCCTCGTTCTGGTAG
- the nth gene encoding endonuclease III — MGTPLDTRTAQAEAVVDRLQAEYPDSTISLRYRNRLELLVAVVLSAQCTDERVNKVTEDLFEKYQSAADYAAADEAELAEDIYGITFHNNKAGYLTEAGRIMVEEHDGEVPDTMDELTDLPGVGRKTANVVLQHGHDIVEGIVVDTHVQRISRRLGLTEEERPEAIEDDLMPVVPEEHWQQFTHLLIDHGRAVCTARNPDCGECVLADICPSEKGDGAVDLASGDPW, encoded by the coding sequence ATGGGCACGCCACTCGACACGCGGACGGCACAGGCCGAGGCGGTCGTCGACCGATTGCAGGCGGAGTATCCGGACTCGACCATCTCCCTGCGGTACCGGAACCGCCTGGAACTGCTGGTCGCGGTCGTCCTCTCGGCGCAGTGTACCGACGAGCGCGTCAACAAGGTGACCGAGGACCTCTTCGAGAAGTACCAGAGCGCCGCCGACTACGCCGCGGCCGACGAGGCGGAACTCGCCGAGGACATCTACGGCATCACCTTCCACAACAACAAGGCGGGCTACCTCACCGAGGCCGGCCGCATCATGGTCGAGGAACACGACGGCGAGGTGCCCGACACGATGGACGAGCTGACCGACCTCCCGGGGGTCGGCCGCAAGACAGCGAACGTGGTCCTCCAGCACGGCCACGACATCGTCGAGGGTATCGTCGTCGACACGCACGTCCAGCGCATCTCGCGCCGGCTCGGCCTGACCGAGGAGGAGCGACCGGAGGCCATCGAGGACGACCTCATGCCGGTCGTCCCGGAGGAGCACTGGCAGCAGTTCACCCACCTGCTCATCGACCACGGCCGGGCGGTGTGTACCGCCCGCAACCCGGACTGCGGGGAGTGCGTTCTCGCGGACATCTGTCCGTCCGAGAAGGGCGACGGCGCGGTCGACCTGGCGTCGGGCGACCCCTGGTGA
- a CDS encoding cytochrome c oxidase subunit 3 → MTVAEDADDHGHGHHLPAVEDWPKGFGEASWWPFVTAIGGGGIYLAAALYVMAIKDIIGMGAFSAVAIGSTFLFLAGLFGWLYHTFVSTFWERGANEKSEHKLRWGMVAFLGSEVATFSAGFIYYFFIRVGGLGELPHLFGSLVIVNTLILVLSSVTIHFAHTSLLKGNRRRFIGLLGATLLLGTVFIGGQVYEYYVFIAEEGFTLGAEAFDQTFASGFYALTGLHGLHVTLGAVLIGIVFVRALRGQYSAERHVSVSTVSMYWHFVDAVWIFLVVVLYAGA, encoded by the coding sequence ATGACAGTCGCGGAAGACGCTGACGACCACGGTCACGGGCACCACCTGCCGGCCGTCGAGGACTGGCCGAAGGGGTTCGGCGAGGCCAGCTGGTGGCCGTTCGTGACGGCCATCGGCGGGGGCGGCATCTACCTCGCCGCGGCCCTCTACGTAATGGCTATCAAGGACATCATCGGCATGGGCGCGTTCTCGGCGGTCGCCATCGGGAGCACGTTCCTGTTCCTGGCTGGCCTGTTCGGCTGGCTCTACCACACCTTCGTCAGCACGTTCTGGGAACGCGGCGCGAACGAGAAGAGCGAACACAAGCTCCGCTGGGGGATGGTCGCGTTCCTCGGGAGCGAGGTCGCCACGTTCAGTGCTGGCTTCATCTACTACTTCTTCATCCGGGTCGGCGGCCTGGGTGAGCTTCCGCACCTGTTCGGGAGCCTCGTCATCGTCAACACCCTGATACTGGTGCTGTCGAGTGTCACCATCCACTTCGCGCACACGTCGCTGCTGAAGGGCAACCGTCGGCGCTTCATCGGCCTGCTGGGCGCGACGCTCCTGCTCGGGACCGTGTTCATCGGCGGGCAGGTGTACGAGTACTACGTGTTCATCGCCGAGGAAGGCTTCACGCTCGGTGCCGAGGCGTTCGACCAGACCTTCGCGTCCGGCTTCTACGCCCTGACCGGCCTCCACGGCCTGCACGTGACCCTCGGTGCCGTCCTCATCGGCATCGTGTTCGTCCGCGCGCTGCGCGGGCAGTACTCCGCGGAGCGCCACGTGTCCGTGAGCACCGTCTCGATGTACTGGCACTTCGTCGACGCCGTCTGGATCTTCCTCGTCGTCGTCCTGTACGCCGGCGCGTAA
- a CDS encoding DUF7321 family protein has protein sequence MVGDTTIATVALALVTASFPFYLYGAWIMIDADVVTWGVLTYHLKFIVTGLVLNTVPVVTWMAPRLFEQLGGLAALHAFLGLQAYALLVFALTGIYRILRAKMRYNLYNDPDQDVDLDELGEDMSHWRRRLRIGVFGYVVFWLLAYVLGVGRYLIRYGFLEAPF, from the coding sequence ATGGTCGGCGACACGACGATCGCGACGGTCGCGCTGGCGCTCGTGACCGCGAGTTTCCCGTTCTACCTCTACGGCGCCTGGATCATGATCGACGCCGACGTGGTGACGTGGGGGGTGCTCACCTACCACCTGAAGTTCATCGTCACCGGACTGGTGCTCAACACCGTCCCGGTCGTCACGTGGATGGCTCCACGGCTGTTCGAGCAACTGGGTGGCCTGGCGGCACTGCACGCCTTCCTCGGGCTCCAGGCGTACGCGCTGCTGGTGTTCGCGCTCACGGGCATCTACCGTATCCTCCGCGCGAAGATGCGCTACAACCTGTACAACGACCCCGACCAGGACGTGGACCTGGACGAGCTCGGCGAGGACATGTCGCACTGGCGTCGCCGCCTCAGGATCGGCGTGTTCGGCTACGTCGTCTTCTGGCTGCTCGCCTACGTGCTGGGCGTCGGACGCTACCTCATCCGGTACGGGTTCCTCGAGGCCCCGTTCTGA
- a CDS encoding MFS transporter, with protein sequence MTLPERFAVLRHRGFRRLLTGRTVSVLGDGLYTVAAMWLVFELTGSTAYTGLAGFLTQIPGVLSLFVGPIVDRSRLDRVLTLSEVAQGVVVLVVPLAWLAESLTVAVVLATMPVLSLVGLFAGPAQTAAVPRLVPDGSLVRANAAATAVGKTVDALARGIGGALVVLVSAVGVYVVDAVTFLVAAVLFVGLDVPGSASADGGESEGPSQTGDHDPFDREAYVRDLREGIATLTDSVLGLMLVGSLFANFLFGVAFAVLPSFAADLGGAGTYGLLLAGLTGGTVVGSLFSSWVESVPLGRTTIVGLTASGVLFAASVLVARPLASVALFALSRVPVGIYNVSVLATLQSGVPDDRLGRVSSVLSSASSLVSPVGVLLGGLLGELVGAWSVLLASAAGTVLTAAYWLVVPSLRTFDAPTAVEPGSLG encoded by the coding sequence GTGACCCTCCCCGAACGGTTCGCCGTCCTCCGCCACCGCGGGTTCCGCCGGCTGCTCACCGGCCGGACCGTCAGCGTCCTCGGCGACGGCCTCTACACCGTCGCCGCGATGTGGCTCGTCTTCGAGTTGACCGGGTCGACCGCCTACACCGGCCTCGCCGGTTTCCTCACCCAGATTCCGGGCGTGCTCTCGCTGTTCGTCGGCCCCATCGTCGACCGGTCCCGGCTCGACCGGGTGCTCACGCTCTCGGAGGTGGCACAGGGCGTGGTCGTCCTCGTCGTCCCTCTCGCGTGGCTCGCCGAGTCGCTGACTGTCGCGGTCGTGCTCGCGACCATGCCCGTGCTGTCGCTGGTCGGCCTGTTCGCCGGACCGGCCCAGACCGCGGCGGTCCCCCGGCTGGTCCCCGACGGGTCGCTGGTGCGCGCGAACGCGGCGGCGACGGCGGTCGGGAAGACGGTCGACGCGCTCGCCCGCGGCATCGGGGGCGCGCTCGTCGTGCTCGTGAGTGCGGTCGGGGTCTACGTCGTCGACGCGGTCACCTTCCTGGTCGCCGCGGTGCTGTTCGTCGGCCTCGACGTGCCGGGTTCTGCGAGTGCCGATGGCGGCGAGTCCGAGGGCCCATCCCAGACAGGGGACCACGACCCGTTCGACCGCGAGGCGTACGTCCGCGACCTGCGCGAGGGCATCGCGACGCTCACGGACTCGGTCCTCGGCCTGATGCTGGTCGGGAGCCTGTTCGCGAACTTCCTCTTCGGCGTCGCCTTCGCGGTCCTTCCCTCGTTCGCCGCCGACCTCGGCGGTGCGGGCACCTACGGCCTGCTGCTGGCCGGGCTGACCGGCGGCACCGTCGTCGGCTCGCTGTTCTCGTCGTGGGTCGAGTCGGTTCCACTCGGCCGGACGACCATCGTCGGCCTGACGGCATCGGGGGTGCTGTTCGCGGCCAGCGTGCTCGTCGCCCGCCCGCTCGCGTCGGTCGCACTCTTCGCGCTCTCGCGGGTTCCGGTGGGCATCTACAACGTCTCGGTGCTGGCGACGCTCCAGTCCGGCGTGCCAGACGACCGGCTCGGGCGCGTGAGTTCGGTGCTCTCCAGTGCGTCCAGTCTCGTCTCGCCTGTCGGCGTGCTCCTCGGCGGGCTCCTCGGCGAACTGGTCGGCGCGTGGTCGGTCCTGCTCGCGAGCGCGGCCGGGACGGTCCTCACGGCGGCGTACTGGCTGGTGGTGCCGTCGCTCCGGACCTTCGACGCACCCACGGCGGTCGAACCGGGGTCGCTCGGCTAG
- a CDS encoding PadR family transcriptional regulator gives MTKWLQSGRRRDLCFLLADAGELPAQRLKTRLEQHYDDRIDPKSFYGTLEAMVDSGFLTTRTEGLHDVYALTEAGEARLREHYAWVSSCVEGEPRGDE, from the coding sequence ATGACGAAGTGGCTCCAGAGTGGTCGCCGCCGCGACCTCTGCTTCCTCCTCGCCGACGCCGGGGAACTGCCGGCACAGCGGCTGAAGACGCGGCTGGAACAGCATTACGACGACCGCATCGACCCGAAGTCGTTCTACGGGACGCTGGAGGCGATGGTCGACTCGGGCTTCCTGACGACGCGGACCGAGGGCCTGCACGACGTGTACGCGCTGACCGAGGCTGGCGAGGCGCGGCTCCGCGAGCACTACGCGTGGGTCAGTTCGTGCGTCGAGGGCGAACCCCGCGGCGACGAGTAG